In a genomic window of Dehalococcoidia bacterium:
- a CDS encoding DUF5679 domain-containing protein, which translates to MKGYCMKCRSERDIAEATTVYMKNGRPATEGKCPQCGTRMYRLGKAA; encoded by the coding sequence ATGAAAGGCTATTGCATGAAATGCCGTAGTGAACGTGATATTGCAGAGGCTACGACCGTATATATGAAAAATGGTCGCCCCGCCACTGAAGGGAAATGCCCTCAATGCGGTACGAGGATGTACAGATTGGGTAAAGCGGCTTAA
- a CDS encoding deoxyuridine 5'-triphosphate nucleotidohydrolase yields MGVLSSKQIRNLTEGPQTLLSDYVNLDEQIQPNGVDLTLGSIAKPITSGRIGIDNNQRVLSELQELNFDESGYLNLPQGVYIARLNETVALPENLMAIAKPRSSLLRNGVAVNNAVWDAGYIGKSQVQIVVHHPEGFVVAQNARIIQMVFMTLDESAEFLYSGQYQGEATSESKENSK; encoded by the coding sequence GTGGGCGTATTATCTTCAAAGCAGATTCGTAATTTGACTGAAGGGCCACAAACTCTTCTTTCAGATTACGTAAATTTAGATGAGCAGATCCAGCCGAACGGCGTAGATCTGACTCTAGGCTCAATCGCCAAACCAATCACGTCTGGAAGGATAGGTATCGACAACAACCAGAGGGTTTTATCCGAGCTTCAAGAGTTGAATTTCGATGAATCAGGCTATTTAAATCTACCCCAAGGTGTTTACATTGCTCGATTAAATGAAACAGTCGCGCTTCCAGAAAATCTGATGGCGATTGCTAAGCCCAGGTCCAGCCTTCTTAGAAATGGTGTCGCAGTCAATAATGCGGTTTGGGATGCTGGATACATAGGCAAATCTCAAGTTCAAATCGTGGTTCACCACCCAGAGGGGTTCGTGGTTGCCCAAAACGCACGAATAATACAAATGGTTTTCATGACTTTAGATGAAAGTGCTGAGTTCCTGTATTCGGGCCAGTATCAAGGAGAGGCAACCTCCGAATCCAAAGAGAATAGTAAATGA
- a CDS encoding amidase, translating into MQIDDLISCTATEIAALIRTKQVSPVEVTSFYLNRIEALNPEINAFITQVPENAMTQAHRAESAIISGDPIGPLHGVPIGIKDLNPTKDILTTYGSILFGENIPTSDDIVVERIKSSGAIIVGKTNTPDFGWKGTTESTFSGATRNPWDTSRTSGGSSGGSAAAVAARMVPISNGGDAGGSIRIPASFCGIYGIKPSFGRVPYNYQPQGSWSPLSQNGPMTLSVHDAAVMLNAISGPDGRDPRSINTFPPDFTASTENIDIKNLKIAWAPNMDAQPVDPQVQKICGAAMKLLAGLGADVDEITPRINTNDAIWAFATLMLTDLSVRLGPIIESGQGDFLPSPLSKWITEAISWPGAKYSSSLHELEWHKSLFDDIFSDYDLIAMPTMAVPAFPIEKNPDSIDGITVDPNWGFTPFCIHANLTGRPAANIPCGYTVEGLPVGLMLMGHINDEITVLKASAAFELAQPWKDSIPSIISQ; encoded by the coding sequence TTGCAAATTGATGATCTGATTTCTTGCACCGCTACCGAAATTGCTGCATTAATTCGCACAAAACAAGTTTCGCCTGTAGAGGTTACATCCTTCTATCTAAACAGAATTGAAGCTCTTAACCCTGAAATAAATGCCTTTATCACCCAGGTACCTGAAAATGCCATGACGCAAGCTCATCGGGCAGAATCAGCCATTATTTCAGGTGACCCCATTGGACCCCTGCATGGAGTTCCTATCGGGATAAAGGACCTTAATCCTACCAAGGATATCCTTACGACATATGGTTCAATCTTATTTGGGGAAAATATCCCAACATCTGACGATATTGTCGTGGAACGCATAAAAAGTAGCGGTGCGATTATTGTTGGTAAAACTAATACACCAGATTTTGGTTGGAAGGGCACCACCGAAAGCACCTTTTCAGGAGCAACAAGAAACCCTTGGGACACAAGCCGAACATCAGGTGGGTCTAGCGGAGGTTCTGCTGCTGCAGTGGCTGCTCGGATGGTTCCTATATCTAACGGGGGCGATGCAGGAGGATCTATTCGAATACCTGCCAGCTTCTGTGGGATATATGGGATTAAACCAAGCTTCGGGAGAGTACCTTACAATTATCAACCGCAAGGTAGCTGGTCGCCTTTAAGCCAAAATGGCCCTATGACCCTAAGCGTTCATGATGCAGCGGTGATGCTGAATGCCATTTCTGGACCAGATGGACGCGACCCCAGGTCCATCAATACTTTCCCTCCAGATTTTACTGCTTCAACTGAAAATATAGACATAAAAAACTTGAAAATTGCATGGGCCCCCAATATGGACGCTCAACCCGTCGACCCCCAAGTGCAAAAAATTTGCGGGGCCGCCATGAAATTGCTTGCTGGCCTAGGTGCAGATGTCGATGAAATCACACCAAGAATCAACACAAATGATGCAATTTGGGCATTCGCAACATTAATGCTTACCGATTTATCGGTGCGACTTGGGCCTATCATTGAATCTGGTCAAGGAGATTTCTTGCCTTCACCTTTGTCGAAATGGATAACTGAAGCGATAAGCTGGCCAGGAGCAAAATATTCTAGTTCGCTACATGAACTTGAATGGCATAAATCTTTATTCGACGATATTTTTTCAGACTACGACCTAATTGCAATGCCAACTATGGCAGTACCTGCATTTCCTATTGAAAAAAATCCAGACAGTATTGATGGTATTACGGTAGACCCTAATTGGGGGTTCACTCCATTTTGTATTCACGCAAATCTAACAGGGCGCCCTGCTGCAAATATTCCTTGCGGGTATACAGTGGAGGGCCTGCCTGTTGGCTTGATGTTAATGGGGCATATAAACGACGAAATTACAGTATTAAAAGCCTCTGCAGCTTTTGAATTAGCGCAACCATGGAAGGATTCAATCCCTTCAATTATCAGTCAATAG
- the phoU gene encoding phosphate signaling complex protein PhoU — protein sequence MVNNPLGNKSSARGGFDHDLQVLEENLVGLGSMVEKAIVKAVDALKDRDLEASKLVIEEDNIIDNRRNALEETVVDMIAIQQPVASDLRTLITTLHISMELERIGDYAEGIAKISLMMNDEPPLKKLVDIPRMAEKSSAMLRKSLDALVKRSTDMAYEVLNSDDEVDALYDQVYRELLMLMIQEPKAIQRGTYLLWAAHDLERIADRATNIAEQVVYLVTGSTVEKGKIYKD from the coding sequence ATGGTAAATAATCCGCTTGGTAATAAAAGTTCCGCTAGAGGAGGGTTTGATCATGACCTTCAAGTATTAGAAGAGAATTTGGTCGGCCTTGGTAGCATGGTAGAGAAAGCCATAGTTAAAGCTGTGGATGCTTTGAAAGACCGTGACTTGGAAGCTTCAAAGCTGGTGATCGAAGAAGATAACATTATCGATAATAGACGCAATGCCCTTGAAGAAACTGTTGTTGACATGATTGCAATTCAGCAGCCTGTCGCCTCTGATTTACGCACTTTAATTACTACGCTTCACATATCAATGGAATTGGAGCGTATTGGTGACTATGCCGAAGGTATTGCAAAGATAAGCCTAATGATGAATGACGAGCCTCCATTGAAAAAGCTCGTAGATATTCCAAGGATGGCTGAAAAGTCATCAGCCATGCTGAGAAAGTCGTTAGATGCATTGGTTAAGCGCAGTACCGATATGGCCTATGAGGTTTTGAACTCAGATGACGAGGTTGATGCTTTATACGACCAGGTCTACAGGGAATTGCTTATGCTCATGATCCAGGAGCCCAAGGCAATACAGCGAGGCACATACCTACTATGGGCAGCGCATGACCTTGAGAGAATCGCAGATAGGGCAACTAATATTGCAGAGCAAGTAGTTTATCTTGTGACGGGGTCTACTGTAGAAAAAGGGAAAATATATAAAGATTAA
- the pstC gene encoding phosphate ABC transporter permease subunit PstC: MKLTQNRRKGSFVGSLAYWLFAACAVLSIVTTFGIVISLLSQAFGFFREVPIWDFLFGTNWSPILKDAEGNRHYGVLPLVGGTILVATIAAAVAIPIGLAIAIFLAEYAHDKVRKTIKPVLEVLAGIPTVVYGYFALTFVTPQLQKIPLKIFQEDLLVFNALSAGLVMGLMIIPMVSSLSEDAMMAVPRSLRYAAYALGATRLEVARKVVVPAAFSGIVASFILGFSRAIGETMLVTIAAGATPRFTFNPLESIQAMTAYIVQLALGEAPHGSLEYNTIFAVGLLLFFMTLGMNVAGHFLVRRFREEY, translated from the coding sequence TTGAAGTTAACGCAAAATAGGCGAAAAGGCTCTTTTGTAGGGAGCCTTGCGTATTGGCTATTCGCAGCTTGTGCAGTCCTTTCGATTGTGACTACATTTGGAATTGTAATTAGCCTGCTTTCTCAGGCATTCGGTTTCTTTAGGGAAGTACCTATTTGGGATTTTCTTTTCGGAACTAACTGGTCCCCAATACTGAAAGATGCAGAAGGCAACAGGCATTATGGCGTCCTCCCTCTGGTAGGAGGCACAATACTTGTAGCTACTATTGCTGCTGCAGTAGCTATTCCTATTGGATTGGCAATAGCAATATTTTTAGCTGAATACGCACATGACAAAGTACGAAAAACTATTAAACCAGTACTTGAAGTCTTAGCGGGTATTCCTACAGTAGTTTATGGCTACTTCGCCCTGACTTTTGTAACTCCGCAATTACAAAAAATCCCACTAAAAATATTCCAAGAAGATTTATTGGTTTTTAATGCATTAAGTGCTGGATTAGTGATGGGGTTAATGATAATTCCTATGGTTTCTTCGCTTAGTGAGGACGCAATGATGGCGGTTCCAAGGTCTCTAAGGTATGCGGCCTATGCATTAGGAGCTACGAGATTGGAAGTTGCGAGAAAAGTGGTTGTTCCTGCAGCTTTTTCGGGTATTGTTGCTTCATTTATACTCGGCTTTTCTCGTGCTATAGGTGAAACCATGCTCGTTACTATTGCTGCAGGGGCTACGCCTAGATTTACTTTTAATCCGTTAGAAAGCATTCAGGCAATGACTGCATATATTGTCCAACTTGCGCTGGGTGAGGCCCCGCATGGCTCTTTGGAGTACAACACAATATTTGCGGTTGGCTTGCTGCTCTTCTTTATGACTTTAGGAATGAATGTCGCCGGTCATTTCTTGGTTCGAAGATTCAGAGAGGAATATTAA
- the pstB gene encoding phosphate ABC transporter ATP-binding protein PstB, with protein sequence MTTVEEKNSDITLAISNLDMYYGAFRALRDINLDVHRNAVTALIGPSGSGKSTLLRCINRMNDLVPGTRIEGEILFNGENIYAPGVDPAEIRLRIGMVFQKPNPFPKSIYDNVAFGLRINGFTGDLDEAVERSLKRAALWDEVKDRLKSSGLALSGGQQQRLCIARAVAVEPDIILMDEPASALDPISTLAIEELMRELSHEYTIIVVTHNMQQAARSSDWTAFMTMGEDRSGYLVEVGSTHEIFTNPKEERTEGYITGRFG encoded by the coding sequence ATGACGACAGTAGAAGAAAAAAATAGCGATATAACTCTCGCTATTTCGAACTTAGACATGTATTACGGCGCGTTTCGTGCGTTACGGGATATCAATCTTGACGTACATAGGAATGCAGTGACTGCATTGATTGGACCTTCAGGGTCTGGCAAAAGCACGCTTTTGCGTTGCATCAATCGTATGAACGATCTTGTTCCTGGAACTCGCATTGAAGGAGAAATTCTTTTTAATGGCGAAAATATTTACGCACCTGGTGTCGACCCTGCTGAAATTCGATTAAGAATAGGCATGGTCTTTCAGAAGCCTAATCCATTTCCCAAATCGATTTACGATAACGTTGCTTTTGGCCTAAGAATAAACGGTTTTACTGGGGACTTAGATGAAGCAGTTGAAAGATCACTGAAGCGAGCGGCACTATGGGACGAAGTGAAAGATAGGTTGAAAAGTAGTGGATTGGCGCTCTCGGGAGGCCAGCAACAGCGCCTCTGTATTGCACGCGCTGTAGCAGTGGAACCTGACATTATTCTTATGGACGAACCTGCCTCTGCACTTGATCCAATATCTACTCTGGCAATAGAAGAATTGATGAGAGAACTATCGCACGAATATACAATAATCGTTGTTACTCATAACATGCAGCAGGCTGCAAGATCCTCAGATTGGACCGCTTTTATGACAATGGGAGAGGACAGATCAGGATATTTGGTTGAAGTTGGATCCACGCACGAAATCTTTACAAATCCGAAGGAAGAACGCACAGAAGGCTACATTACTGGGAGGTTTGGGTAG
- a CDS encoding DsrE family protein, producing MAKLFIHITSGPELPNKVSLGLLVAAASDKEKHDVKVFFAADGVHLLNCKEKGQIVGLGTGDIKDHLDELKNSQTKIYVSRLSANGRGYDESLLEGYNAEFATPEMLVNFSLDADSVLCY from the coding sequence ATGGCTAAATTATTCATTCATATTACTAGTGGGCCTGAATTACCAAATAAAGTTTCGTTAGGATTATTAGTTGCAGCCGCATCTGACAAAGAAAAACATGATGTAAAGGTTTTCTTTGCAGCTGATGGCGTGCATCTTTTAAATTGCAAGGAAAAAGGCCAAATAGTCGGTCTGGGAACAGGTGACATCAAGGATCACCTTGATGAGCTAAAGAACTCTCAGACAAAAATTTACGTTTCCAGGCTCTCTGCAAATGGACGCGGTTATGACGAAAGCTTACTTGAAGGCTACAACGCTGAGTTTGCCACGCCCGAGATGCTTGTGAATTTTTCTTTAGACGCAGATTCAGTACTCTGCTATTAA
- the glmS gene encoding glutamine--fructose-6-phosphate transaminase (isomerizing): MCGIFGYLGPQNASPILMGGLERLAYRGYDSSGIVIVDNDNNLNVLKASGKLENLQNLSATSPIVGQCGIGHTRWATHGEPTDKNAHPHLSQKKNIAVVHNGIVENFNELKKFLIAAGSHFNSDTDTEVIPLLIEANLEQSFSFEEAVRTTVNQLRGAHAIACISQSEPGKIVVARKGNAGGITIGHGNGESFVSSDTSALVPLTTNVTYIESSEMAVITSTECSISSLDGKAIETKTHQLDIDSSAIAKGGFKHFMLKEIMEQPEAATSVLRGRLSFSPAKIVLPSLPFATKDIQSFSRAIFLGMGTSVYAAQVGARYLESFARIPASVENAAEFRYRDAVLNEQSLVIAISQSGETADTLEALNEAKSKGARTIAITNVEASAISRIADATILMHAGPEIGVASTKTMINSMVVMYLLASCFAQERKEISIDESEAHVQELSQLPALLGDAIENALCTVKSVAKKYAQSKRFLFIGRGLLEPIAREGAMKLKEISYIHAEGMSAAEIKHGPIALVDEETPVIAIALDNPLYEKMIVNMSQVHARKGSVIAIATTLKSSILNEADDVLWVPQCPESLQPIIATIPVQMLAYEIADYLGNDIDQPRNLAKSVTVE, encoded by the coding sequence ATGTGCGGAATTTTTGGATACTTAGGACCTCAAAACGCCTCCCCTATACTTATGGGAGGATTAGAGAGGCTTGCCTATAGAGGCTACGATAGTTCGGGGATAGTAATTGTAGATAATGATAATAACCTTAATGTGCTAAAAGCATCTGGGAAATTAGAAAATTTGCAAAATCTTTCTGCTACTAGTCCAATTGTCGGACAATGTGGAATAGGACACACTCGCTGGGCAACCCACGGAGAACCTACAGATAAAAATGCACACCCGCACCTTAGCCAGAAGAAGAATATCGCAGTTGTCCATAACGGGATCGTCGAAAATTTTAACGAATTAAAGAAATTTCTAATTGCTGCAGGCAGCCATTTCAATTCAGACACAGACACCGAAGTAATCCCTCTCCTTATTGAGGCTAATCTCGAACAAAGCTTTTCATTTGAAGAGGCCGTTCGTACTACTGTGAATCAATTACGAGGTGCGCATGCCATTGCATGTATATCTCAAAGTGAACCAGGGAAAATTGTAGTTGCCCGCAAAGGTAATGCTGGCGGGATCACCATAGGTCATGGAAATGGTGAAAGTTTTGTATCAAGTGATACATCTGCTCTTGTGCCTCTTACCACAAATGTTACCTATATTGAGTCCTCTGAGATGGCAGTTATAACTTCTACTGAATGCAGCATTAGTAGCCTCGATGGCAAAGCAATTGAGACAAAAACACATCAACTAGATATAGATTCATCAGCGATTGCAAAAGGCGGTTTTAAACATTTCATGCTGAAAGAAATAATGGAGCAACCTGAAGCCGCTACAAGCGTTCTCAGGGGACGCTTATCGTTTTCACCCGCCAAGATAGTACTGCCTTCGTTGCCATTTGCAACTAAAGATATTCAAAGTTTTTCTAGGGCAATTTTCCTAGGAATGGGTACTAGCGTTTACGCCGCACAGGTTGGAGCACGGTACCTTGAAAGCTTTGCTCGAATCCCCGCGTCAGTAGAAAACGCTGCTGAATTTCGTTATCGAGACGCAGTGCTTAACGAACAGTCGCTAGTGATTGCGATATCGCAATCGGGTGAAACGGCAGACACGCTAGAAGCCCTTAATGAAGCCAAATCGAAAGGTGCGCGTACTATTGCTATCACCAACGTCGAAGCAAGTGCAATTTCTCGTATCGCGGATGCAACCATTCTTATGCATGCAGGCCCTGAGATTGGAGTTGCTTCTACTAAGACGATGATTAACTCGATGGTTGTGATGTACTTATTGGCAAGCTGTTTCGCGCAAGAGCGAAAGGAAATTTCCATTGATGAATCAGAGGCGCATGTTCAGGAATTATCCCAGTTACCTGCCCTACTGGGAGATGCTATAGAAAACGCGCTTTGTACGGTTAAATCCGTAGCGAAAAAATATGCACAGTCAAAGCGATTTTTATTTATTGGCCGAGGACTGCTAGAGCCTATTGCACGTGAAGGCGCGATGAAACTAAAAGAGATTAGCTACATTCATGCTGAGGGAATGTCGGCAGCAGAAATAAAGCACGGACCCATCGCTCTCGTTGACGAAGAAACTCCTGTTATTGCGATAGCTCTCGACAATCCCCTGTACGAAAAAATGATTGTGAATATGTCTCAGGTACATGCACGCAAGGGCAGTGTGATCGCGATAGCAACTACACTGAAGTCAAGTATATTGAACGAAGCTGATGATGTGCTTTGGGTACCTCAATGCCCAGAATCGCTACAACCAATTATCGCTACAATTCCAGTTCAAATGCTGGCTTATGAAATCGCTGACTATTTAGGAAATGACATAGACCAGCCTAGGAATTTAGCAAAAAGCGTTACAGTCGAATAA
- the pstA gene encoding phosphate ABC transporter permease PstA, translating to MRAESSNITSKLNPRLVLRKRIGALAYTGFVLSIAVGLAGLLVLLIQVLLQGLPWVSWHFLTDYPSRFPEIAGMRSAIFGSIWIMGLTFIFTVPVGVGAAIYLEEYAPKNWFTRIIEINISNLAGVPSIVYGLLGLALFVEILQMGRIIVAGALTMSLLVMPIVIIASREAIKAVPQTYREASYGLGATKFQTVKEIVVPHATPGIMTGTILAMSRAIGEAAPMVAISALVYITFTPSSPLDQFTVMPIQIFNWVADPRPGFRGLAAAGIIILLVILLTMNAVAIYVRNKTQKRSEE from the coding sequence ATGCGAGCTGAATCCTCAAATATAACCTCTAAGCTTAATCCGAGATTAGTACTAAGAAAGCGTATTGGCGCACTAGCTTACACTGGGTTCGTACTTTCAATTGCTGTAGGCCTTGCGGGCCTGCTTGTATTGCTCATCCAAGTTTTATTGCAAGGATTACCATGGGTAAGCTGGCATTTCTTAACTGATTACCCATCTCGCTTCCCTGAAATTGCGGGCATGCGCTCTGCAATATTTGGCTCTATTTGGATAATGGGTCTAACTTTCATTTTTACTGTTCCTGTAGGGGTAGGGGCAGCAATATACCTGGAAGAATATGCTCCCAAAAATTGGTTCACGAGGATAATTGAAATCAATATCTCTAATTTGGCGGGCGTTCCATCGATTGTCTACGGCTTGTTGGGGCTTGCTTTGTTCGTGGAAATATTGCAGATGGGACGTATCATTGTCGCTGGTGCATTAACGATGTCATTGCTAGTTATGCCAATCGTTATTATTGCCTCAAGGGAAGCAATAAAGGCTGTCCCTCAAACTTATAGGGAAGCATCATATGGCCTTGGTGCTACGAAATTCCAAACAGTAAAGGAAATTGTAGTACCCCACGCTACCCCAGGGATAATGACGGGTACAATTCTTGCGATGTCCAGAGCGATTGGAGAAGCTGCGCCGATGGTCGCAATTAGCGCTTTGGTCTATATAACATTTACACCGAGCTCTCCACTAGATCAATTTACAGTTATGCCTATACAAATTTTCAATTGGGTTGCTGATCCACGGCCCGGCTTTAGGGGCCTTGCTGCTGCAGGGATTATTATTCTCTTGGTTATATTATTAACGATGAACGCAGTCGCAATATACGTGCGAAACAAAACACAGAAAAGGTCGGAAGAATGA
- a CDS encoding FAD-dependent oxidoreductase yields the protein MNSNKPADVVVIGGGVIGCSIAYFLASKYKQEVVIIERDAVASGASGGAAGELGAVGRHRYPANFTKFLLDGIKMHDDYADQLISESGIDYLLSDIPMIRPAFNEKEASELQEQVVWQRELGLSVDWLDYEQVHSLSSWLSPEAIGAAYTVERQLEAYPFAIAIAQASEKNGVSIRNAEVKEILYENNRANGVKLSNGDEISCGTVVIANGPWSQFSKEWHDLEIPVIPLRGQIVHSAAPEGMNMPVHAIFHETGYVLPKPSGDLLIGTTQERAGFDPHPTLEAQNSIMEAVIRLAPAVIDAPIKDLTACLRPYCEDELPIIGAIPNKDSLFIATGHGYKGVTLALVTGSNVAELIIEGSSTVNLAEFSPSRFQGEA from the coding sequence ATGAACTCAAATAAGCCTGCTGACGTAGTTGTAATTGGAGGAGGAGTAATAGGTTGCTCGATTGCCTATTTCCTTGCCTCAAAATATAAGCAAGAAGTAGTAATCATAGAACGCGATGCGGTAGCAAGCGGAGCTTCAGGAGGAGCCGCAGGGGAACTAGGTGCTGTAGGCCGGCATCGGTACCCTGCAAATTTCACAAAATTTCTTCTTGATGGCATAAAAATGCATGATGACTATGCAGATCAATTAATCAGTGAATCCGGAATTGATTATCTACTCTCAGATATACCAATGATACGACCGGCTTTTAATGAAAAAGAAGCATCAGAACTTCAAGAACAAGTTGTTTGGCAGCGCGAACTCGGATTAAGCGTTGATTGGCTAGATTACGAGCAAGTTCATAGCCTATCAAGTTGGCTCTCTCCAGAGGCAATTGGGGCAGCCTACACCGTGGAACGACAGCTCGAGGCTTACCCATTTGCCATAGCGATTGCGCAAGCGAGCGAAAAAAATGGAGTCAGTATAAGAAACGCCGAAGTCAAAGAAATTTTATATGAAAATAATCGCGCTAACGGAGTGAAGCTATCTAATGGGGATGAAATTTCTTGTGGAACAGTAGTGATTGCCAACGGTCCTTGGTCGCAATTTTCCAAGGAATGGCATGATTTAGAAATTCCTGTAATCCCACTGAGAGGGCAAATTGTGCATTCCGCAGCACCTGAAGGCATGAACATGCCTGTTCATGCAATATTCCATGAAACAGGATATGTGCTTCCAAAGCCTAGTGGCGATCTACTTATCGGAACAACTCAGGAGCGTGCAGGATTTGACCCCCACCCTACACTGGAAGCACAAAACAGTATTATGGAAGCCGTGATTCGGCTTGCTCCCGCCGTCATTGATGCACCGATCAAGGATTTAACAGCCTGCCTAAGGCCGTACTGTGAAGACGAGCTTCCCATAATCGGTGCAATTCCTAATAAGGATTCTTTGTTTATAGCTACAGGGCATGGGTACAAGGGAGTTACTTTAGCCTTAGTAACGGGGAGTAACGTCGCAGAATTAATAATTGAAGGATCATCCACTGTAAATTTGGCTGAATTCAGCCCTAGCAGGTTCCAGGGAGAAGCTTAA
- the lgt gene encoding prolipoprotein diacylglyceryl transferase, with translation MEFDITFRGVILFGLEIRFYSLLILSGLLLGMVLAQRLAKRFGEDPTHVTNIAILGAIFALIGARTYHVIDYWNYYGQDVSRIFAFRSGGIGIFGALIGAIIALVAYVWWVNRRAKQSGSKPIQTLRWLDIGAPSFLLGQAVGRWGNFFNQELFGGPTDLPWAIPIDAAYRPGQYLEETHFHPLFLYESLLSLLGVIILVWIGIRFGKKLKQGDLFILYLIWYPSERFLLEFLRLNNWKIGAIPTAQIVSVVLVSAAVMAFIWWRRAPFLDAKGGNSEVDSIPSATSRSSQKRSRQRN, from the coding sequence ATGGAATTTGATATTACTTTTAGAGGAGTAATCCTCTTTGGACTCGAGATACGATTTTATTCGCTCCTGATTTTATCGGGACTTCTCTTAGGCATGGTTTTGGCACAAAGGCTAGCAAAAAGATTCGGTGAAGACCCAACGCACGTGACAAATATTGCAATTTTGGGAGCGATATTTGCCTTGATTGGCGCACGTACGTACCACGTAATTGATTATTGGAATTATTACGGGCAAGACGTTTCTCGAATCTTCGCCTTTCGTTCTGGAGGAATAGGTATTTTTGGCGCTCTGATAGGAGCAATTATTGCTTTAGTTGCGTATGTATGGTGGGTGAACCGACGAGCAAAGCAATCGGGATCAAAGCCAATACAGACTTTGCGCTGGCTTGATATAGGCGCACCTTCATTCCTGTTAGGACAGGCGGTTGGCCGCTGGGGTAATTTCTTCAACCAAGAGCTTTTTGGTGGTCCAACGGATTTGCCGTGGGCTATTCCTATTGATGCAGCATATAGGCCAGGTCAGTACTTGGAAGAAACTCATTTTCATCCGCTATTTCTGTACGAATCCCTTCTGAGCTTATTAGGCGTAATCATCCTAGTTTGGATTGGGATACGATTTGGTAAGAAGCTTAAACAAGGAGACTTGTTTATCCTGTATTTAATTTGGTACCCATCAGAACGGTTCCTTTTGGAATTCTTACGCCTGAACAATTGGAAAATTGGTGCTATCCCGACTGCTCAAATAGTGTCTGTTGTTCTTGTTAGTGCCGCAGTTATGGCATTTATATGGTGGAGGCGAGCTCCATTTTTGGATGCTAAAGGCGGTAATAGCGAGGTTGATTCAATTCCATCAGCGACTTCAAGGTCTTCTCAAAAGAGATCTCGACAGAGGAATTAG